The DNA window AAAATCCGCATACCACATCGGCACGCTGTAGCGGTTGGCGTTCAGCGTTTGCAGGTTCGCCAGGCTAATTTCCACGCCGTCTTTGTCGGTTGGACGCTCAGCACTGCCGATGTCCAGCAGGGCGCCGGTTTTTACGCGGGCCGGGCTGTCGGCAATTGTCACGGCACGGTTGCACAAGCGACCGGCCAGAACACCGGGTTCATTGCCCCACAGCCGCGGAACCAATTGCACGCCGAAGGCGGCGACGCCGTTCTCCAGTGCGGCCAGGCGCGTTTCATACTCCGCCCAGTCCTCTTCGGCCTGGATACCTTGCACGCCCAGGATGAACCACACCCAACGCCCGGAACGGGCAATCAGATCAGCGCGTAACGTATTGGCGGCCTCAATGTCAGCTTTGGCTTTGACGTCGGTCAGCAACACCACACCCTCTACGGATGCCACGGCCTGCGCCGCTTTGACGGCAGCGACCCAATCCTCCGTTTTGGCATCGGGGGCCAATACCTGGACATAGCCGAAAGTGTTCTGGCCTGCGTTGGCAAAGGCGGCTTTCACGTTGCTTTTCAGCACGCTGTCGTCGGTACCCAGCAGCGCGTCGAAGTCCGACTGGCTGTTGACTGACAGCAGGCCGCCGGTCGCGGCGCCGATACCGATGTACAACAGGACGCGCTCCACCTCGTTGGTGGTGCCCTGGTACTGGTTGAGCTGGTTAATGGTGACATTCGGCCAGGTCATTATTGTTTCCCCTTAATGTCTTGTGCCTTCACATCCCAACCAAAACCAATAGCCTGGAGCTGGCGGGCAAGAATGCGGTTGAACTCGTCGTCACTCACGCCCAGGAATACGCGGGCGGGAATATCAATTTTCCAGGTACGCTTCGGCGGCTTACCGCTTAGCTTTCTAATCAGCAGGCCCGCCTGGGCCATGCTCATTTTTTCCGTGATTTCTTTTGCCGTGGCCTTGGCATACCGTTTGCCGCGCCAGACCTTGTACCCCAGTTTGCGCAGCTTCCTGGCTTGCCGGGCGTTGGCCGGTTTGTCCTGGTTACTGGGCCGCGGCGCGGTACCGGCGTTTCCCTGGATACTGGCGCCGCCCTGGTGAACGGCGCCAATCAACCCGGCGGCGACGGATTTCCCGGCGTTCTGGTACTTTCCACCCTGGAGATAAATACGCACGGCACCAATTTCCGGCATTTCCTTGACGTGCAGCAATTTCGGTAACTGCCGTAACATCTTCTTTTTGCCCCGTTTGCGCTTTTCCCAGGGCTGGCCGTCCGGGTCTGTCTGGTTACGGGCGTTACGCTTTGCGGCGGTGATCACCCCCAGCTTGGCGATGCGCCACAGCAGGCGCTGCTGCTTTCTTGCTGGCATTTCACCGGCGGCCAGCGCCTCTTTCAGGGCGACCAGTTGGGCTTTATTCAGCTCGCCATGGATCATTCGCTGTTGCCGTCCACGTTGGCCCCGACCGTGTCGGCGCCGTACACGGTGGCAGACTCAGCAATCAGCACCACCGGGTCGCCCAGGCGCCAGCGTGTCCCCGCGTGCGGTATTGGCCCGTTCTCGTCTTCGATGATGCCCAGCGAGTCCACCAAGGGGGACGGAAACACTGACAATCGCGGTTTGCTCGTCAATGGGTTGTGGGTCGATGTCCGGGTCTTCCAGGCCCAGTTCTTCGCGCAGGTCATTGGCATGGTCGCCCAGCCAGACAAGCACCAGCGTGTACAGCAACTGGGGGTCACACAGGCGATAGGGCCAGTCGTCCCAGCGCAGTTCGCCGGTGTAGGTGGTGTATCCGATGCGACGCTGTCCCATCCCCCATGTCCTTGTTGCTGGACACGATT is part of the Serratia quinivorans genome and encodes:
- a CDS encoding Protein of uncharacterised function (DUF2586), which translates into the protein MTWPNVTINQLNQYQGTTNEVERVLLYIGIGAATGGLLSVNSQSDFDALLGTDDSVLKSNVKAAFANAGQNTFGYVQVLAPDAKTEDWVAAVKAAQAVASVEGVVLLTDVKAKADIEAANTLRADLIARSGRWVWFILGVQGIQAEEDWAEYETRLAALENGVAAFGVQLVPRLWGNEPGVLAGRLCNRAVTIADSPARVKTGALLDIGSAERPTDKDGVEISLANLQTLNANRYSVPMWYADFDGMYWADGLTLDVEGGDYQVIEYLRTVDKAARRVRLQAITKIGDRSLNSTPGSIAANQVFFSRVLREMSRSTQINNVAFPGEVKTPREGDVVISWLDRKNVSVYLTVRPYESPKGITVNILLDTSLDTE
- a CDS encoding Phage virion morphogenesis family, with product MIHGELNKAQLVALKEALAAGEMPARKQQRLLWRIAKLGVITAAKRNARNQTDPDGQPWEKRKRGKKKMLRQLPKLLHVKEMPEIGAVRIYLQGGKYQNAGKSVAAGLIGAVHQGGASIQGNAGTAPRPSNQDKPANARQARKLRKLGYKVWRGKRYAKATAKEITEKMSMAQAGLLIRKLSGKPPKRTWKIDIPARVFLGVSDDEFNRILARQLQAIGFGWDVKAQDIKGKQ
- a CDS encoding P2 phage tail completion protein R (GpR) is translated as MGQRRIGYTTYTGELRWDDWPYRLCDPQLLYTLVLVWLGDHANDLREELGLEDPDIDPQPIDEQTAIVSVSVPLGGLAGHHRRRERANTARGDTLAPGRPGGADC